The region GCTTTGCCCAACTTCTCAATAAACTCTTGCGCCTGTTGAAGCACCGCCTTGCGGTCGCCGATGGCCTCGGCGCGTCGAATCATTTCGCTCAGGTCCATTCCAAGCGCGTGCGCAACCCGGTCAAGCGTCTTCAGGTGCGAACGCTTACCGCGCTCGATATACGACACTTCGGCTTGCGTCACTTTCGACTGCTTCGCCAAATCGGCCTGCGTCATGTCCTGATGTTCGCGGTACCGGCGCACAATAACGCCGATGCGCAAACCCAAATCGCGCTCTTGGCCTATTGCCTTTTTCATACGCCCTCTTGATATTGTTCCGTCAAGTACACTCATGGGCTTGCCAACCACGTAATGGGGTCGATCAATGTGGATCGTGAACTAGCGCAATTCAAGTTTGAGCACACTGTCCGTTTCGTGCTCCTGCTCGTGAGTCGTCATCGTACTCGCACTCGATACTCGAAACGATCGAGTACGATGACGAGCACGAGCACGAGCACGCGGTGCAGTCGATCTTGAAACGCTCTAATCGCAGACCCCATCGCCATCCGCATCCGGGAACGGCAACACAAATATCTGCGCGCAGTCCTTGCCCGCGTACGTCTTCACCGGTTTGCCGTCCGAGTCAAACGACGGGACGGCGCGGGAGTACGCGAACAGCGAACCGTCCGGCGACCAGACGAGATCGGCGCGGGGGTTGTCCGGGTCTTCGGGCGTGAGGAGTTTGGTCTCGCCGAAACGGGGGCCGGGCTTGACGCAGGTGACGGCGACGGCGCCGTTGGTGTGGTACGCGATCGAGTTGCCGCTGGGATGCCAGCGCACGCCGCCGCTCACGCCATCGGGACAATGCGTCGCCTGCATCGGACGCTTCGCGGGGTCCGTGTCCTGGTCCGATCCGTCGGACGCGATGATGAAGATTTGTTTCGTACCGTTGGCGTCGTTCGCGTAGTAGGCGATGCGATCGCCCTCGAGCGTGCCGCGCGCGACGCCGGACGCGTTGGTCTGCGTGAGGCGGCGGATGCGCAAACCCGCCGGCGGCGTGGGGTACTCGGACTTGCTGCCCGCCTTGGCCGTAGTGATGTCGATCGCCGCGGGCACGTCCACGACGAAAAGCGATTCCTCGTAATCGACGCCGTTCGCCGCGCGGACCTTTCCGATGAACGCGCGCATGTAGCCGTGCCGGCCGATCCACGAGTCGCCGGATGCGATTTCGATTTCGCCCGGTTTCGATTTGCCCGTCGGCGCCGGTTTCACCAACAGGCAAAAGTAGTGCGTCGCGCCGCCGGGCGCGTCCGCGCGCGGTTCCATGTAGCCGATGGTGCGGCCGTATTCGGTAAGGAAAAAGTCGTCGTACGTGAAGCCGACGCGCTTGCCGTCCATCGTGTACTCGTGGCGGTGCGTGCCGCCGCGGTGCGCGCCGGGCGGCGTGTTACGCGTGGTATCCACGTCGCGGCAATCGAGCCACACCAAACGCTGCGAGCCGTCCGCGTCGACCTCCGCGCCTTTCCGGT is a window of Candidatus Hydrogenedentota bacterium DNA encoding:
- a CDS encoding helix-turn-helix transcriptional regulator — its product is MKKAIGQERDLGLRIGVIVRRYREHQDMTQADLAKQSKVTQAEVSYIERGKRSHLKTLDRVAHALGMDLSEMIRRAEAIGDRKAVLQQAQEFIEKLGKATVKNTKPSRLSRAAAVKGLSQ
- a CDS encoding DUF3748 domain-containing protein, whose amino-acid sequence is MSTASIAQERQITFSPQNHNLDNNDNFSPDQRFLCYDTRETIGPGINNSLSIEKVEIATGIESIIYKPEKVLTGEDCAPGVGAASYHPIQNKVVFIHGPLVDEVPLRGYYGKPNRKGAEVDADGSQRLVWLDCRDVDTTRNTPPGAHRGGTHRHEYTMDGKRVGFTYDDFFLTEYGRTIGYMEPRADAPGGATHYFCLLVKPAPTGKSKPGEIEIASGDSWIGRHGYMRAFIGKVRAANGVDYEESLFVVDVPAAIDITTAKAGSKSEYPTPPAGLRIRRLTQTNASGVARGTLEGDRIAYYANDANGTKQIFIIASDGSDQDTDPAKRPMQATHCPDGVSGGVRWHPSGNSIAYHTNGAVAVTCVKPGPRFGETKLLTPEDPDNPRADLVWSPDGSLFAYSRAVPSFDSDGKPVKTYAGKDCAQIFVLPFPDADGDGVCD